The Leptospira fletcheri genome includes a region encoding these proteins:
- the lysS gene encoding lysine--tRNA ligase produces the protein MSQQDVKETNELIQQRIRKVEELKAKGVDPYPVRFFPDANSSELIERYSQKPSGPETKFKLGGRLHSKRVMGKASFAHLKDKGGVIQLYATRDDLGEENYSLFKSLDLGDQIGVEGYLFQTQKGETTLHLTSVELLAKCIRPLPVVKEKDGVVYDAFADVEQRYRMRYVDLVVNDFVRETFITRSRIVSEIRSFLTGEGFLEVETPMMQPIAGGAAARPFVTHHNTLDMQLFLRIAPELYLKRLIVGGLDRVFELNRNFRNEGVSTKHNPEFTMMEAYMAFGDMSKMLDLTERLITHVTQKIHGSLKIPYGNDMVDLTPPWRRVKYVDIIKEYSGIDFSQIKTLQEAKEKASALKVDVSKCHSIWKVADEVFSEKAEPNLIQPVFVTDYPKELSPLAKSRPDDPNYVERFEPYIVGREIGNAFSELNDPFDQKERFEEQVKQREAGDDEAFMMDEDYIRALEYGMPPTGGLGIGIDRLVMLLTNSQSIRDTILFPLMRPE, from the coding sequence ATGTCCCAGCAAGATGTTAAGGAAACCAACGAACTAATACAGCAAAGAATCCGCAAAGTGGAGGAATTGAAAGCGAAAGGGGTCGATCCTTATCCTGTTCGCTTTTTCCCGGACGCGAATTCTTCCGAATTGATCGAGAGGTATTCCCAAAAACCGAGCGGCCCGGAAACCAAATTCAAACTGGGAGGAAGACTCCATTCGAAGCGGGTCATGGGCAAGGCGAGTTTTGCTCATCTCAAGGACAAAGGCGGTGTAATCCAACTTTACGCCACCCGTGACGACCTAGGAGAGGAAAATTATTCGCTCTTTAAAAGCCTGGATTTGGGGGACCAAATCGGAGTGGAAGGATATCTTTTCCAAACCCAAAAAGGGGAAACGACCCTCCATCTCACTTCCGTGGAATTGCTAGCGAAATGCATCCGGCCCCTCCCCGTCGTCAAGGAAAAAGACGGAGTAGTTTACGACGCGTTTGCAGACGTGGAACAGCGCTATCGGATGCGTTATGTGGACTTGGTCGTCAACGACTTCGTCCGCGAAACCTTTATCACCCGGAGCAGGATCGTATCCGAAATCCGATCCTTCCTAACCGGCGAGGGCTTTTTGGAAGTAGAAACCCCCATGATGCAACCCATCGCGGGCGGTGCGGCCGCTCGGCCTTTCGTCACACACCACAACACCCTGGACATGCAATTATTTCTGAGAATCGCACCCGAACTCTATTTGAAGCGCCTAATTGTGGGAGGTCTGGATCGAGTCTTCGAACTGAATCGGAATTTTCGGAACGAAGGGGTCTCCACGAAGCACAATCCGGAATTCACGATGATGGAGGCCTACATGGCCTTCGGAGATATGTCCAAGATGCTGGACCTGACGGAACGCTTGATCACTCACGTGACTCAGAAAATCCATGGTTCATTAAAAATTCCTTATGGAAACGATATGGTGGATCTGACTCCTCCTTGGAGAAGGGTAAAATACGTGGATATCATCAAAGAATATTCCGGGATAGATTTTTCCCAGATCAAGACCTTACAAGAGGCGAAAGAAAAGGCCTCCGCCTTAAAAGTGGACGTCTCCAAATGCCATTCCATCTGGAAAGTCGCGGATGAAGTGTTCTCTGAAAAAGCGGAACCGAACCTGATCCAGCCGGTATTCGTAACCGATTACCCGAAAGAACTTTCTCCATTGGCAAAATCCCGTCCGGACGATCCGAACTATGTGGAAAGATTCGAGCCGTATATCGTAGGGAGAGAAATCGGAAACGCGTTTTCGGAATTGAACGATCCTTTCGACCAAAAGGAACGCTTCGAGGAACAGGTAAAGCAGCGGGAAGCGGGAGACGACGAGGCATTCATGATGGACGAGGATTATATCCGAGCCCTCGAATACGGCATGCCTCCTACCGGCGGTTTGGGAATCGGGATCGATCGGCTCGTCATGCTTTTGACGAATTCCCAATCCATCCGGGACACCATTCTCTTTCCTCTGATGCGTCCGGAGTAA
- the serA gene encoding phosphoglycerate dehydrogenase yields the protein MISYPKEKINVLLLENIHKDAYDLFQRDGFNVRLLPQAFSEAELLKEIENVHVLGIRSKTNITAPVLAKAKRLLTIGCFCIGTNQVDLAESESKGIPVFNAPYSNTRSVAELVIAEIVLLARRVPDHIRNTHAGIWNKISKNCFEVRGKTLGIVGYGHIGSQVSVLAEAMGLKVVYYDVQTVLPLGNATPAHSYEELLAISDFVTFHVPETTETTNLYGKKQIDQTKKGAYVINLSRGKVLDLEALAEAIKSGHIAGAGVDVFPEEPESNNDPFLTPMQNLQNVILTPHIGGSTEEAQKNIGSEVASKLLKFVNNGSTSFAVNFPQLELNPIPTGMYRILNVHKNQPGFLKDINAMVSEVGANISSQHLGTSAEIGYLSMVINMTVGDELKEKIERHPGSIKTRILY from the coding sequence ATGATTTCCTACCCTAAAGAAAAGATCAACGTACTGCTGCTCGAAAACATTCATAAAGACGCTTACGATCTCTTTCAGAGGGACGGTTTTAACGTCCGTCTGCTCCCCCAGGCTTTCAGCGAAGCGGAACTTTTAAAGGAAATCGAGAATGTTCACGTTCTGGGAATCCGCAGCAAAACCAATATAACCGCTCCCGTTTTGGCCAAGGCGAAACGTTTGCTTACCATCGGCTGTTTCTGTATCGGCACCAACCAGGTCGACCTGGCGGAGTCCGAAAGCAAGGGAATTCCAGTATTCAACGCCCCCTATTCGAATACCAGATCCGTAGCGGAATTGGTGATAGCGGAGATCGTGCTCCTGGCCAGGCGAGTTCCCGACCATATCCGAAACACCCATGCCGGGATCTGGAATAAGATCTCCAAGAATTGTTTCGAAGTACGCGGAAAAACCCTAGGAATCGTAGGGTACGGTCATATCGGCAGCCAGGTTTCCGTCCTTGCGGAAGCCATGGGCCTCAAGGTAGTCTATTACGACGTCCAAACGGTACTTCCTTTAGGAAACGCGACCCCTGCCCACTCCTACGAGGAGTTATTGGCAATTTCCGACTTTGTTACGTTTCATGTTCCGGAGACGACGGAAACTACGAATCTGTACGGCAAAAAGCAGATCGACCAAACGAAAAAGGGTGCGTATGTCATCAACTTGTCCCGAGGAAAAGTGTTAGACCTGGAAGCCCTGGCGGAAGCCATCAAAAGCGGGCATATCGCCGGTGCAGGTGTGGACGTTTTTCCCGAGGAGCCCGAATCCAATAACGATCCGTTCCTGACTCCAATGCAGAATCTGCAGAACGTGATCCTTACACCGCACATCGGAGGTTCCACAGAGGAAGCCCAGAAGAACATCGGTTCCGAAGTGGCCAGTAAGCTATTGAAATTCGTCAATAACGGCTCGACTTCCTTCGCCGTGAACTTTCCGCAATTGGAATTGAATCCGATTCCGACCGGAATGTATCGCATCCTGAATGTCCATAAGAACCAACCTGGATTCCTGAAGGATATCAACGCGATGGTTTCGGAAGTAGGAGCAAATATCAGTTCCCAACATTTGGGTACCAGCGCGGAAATCGGCTACCTGTCGATGGTAATCAACATGACGGTCGGTGACGAGCTGAAGGAAAAAATCGAGAGGCATCCGGGATCCATTAAGACCAGAATCCTGTACTAA